One Meiothermus sp. CFH 77666 genomic region harbors:
- a CDS encoding VanW family protein gives MRIAALALLVWISSALAGPDGIYYALENRIEKGQIVTVGSPQRIKIGGVGQLETLLSKAARPAREARWLYDEALKDWVLVDQMGHSFAVAEAKKRYQGALKAGQSEFVLPVTHTLHPRGAPYYYNLGIRQLLAEATTSFAGSSYERRYNITLGASRLNGVQIAPGQTFSFAKAMGEVSERTGFKKAFVISGEQTVEGVGGGMCQVSTTLFRSAYFSGLPIVQRRPHSYQVRYYQPTGLDAAVFLPSLDLRFKNDTPGHLLIQSSVSGSRLTFRVFGTKDREVTWSNPVILSRTPAPPTRYIVSPELPAQRFVQVDWAAEGATVNVYRTIRFANGKVTKDTLSSTYRPWGAVWLVGEGTRLRSGRVITAATDDAPDNHGYRLPTQTALRPARNR, from the coding sequence ATGCGAATAGCCGCTCTAGCATTGCTGGTCTGGATTTCCTCGGCCCTGGCCGGGCCCGATGGCATCTACTACGCCCTCGAGAACCGCATCGAGAAGGGTCAGATTGTTACGGTGGGCAGCCCGCAGCGCATCAAGATTGGCGGGGTGGGCCAGCTCGAAACCCTGCTGAGCAAAGCCGCCCGGCCTGCGCGGGAGGCCCGTTGGCTCTACGACGAAGCCCTGAAGGACTGGGTGCTGGTAGACCAGATGGGCCACAGCTTTGCGGTTGCCGAGGCCAAAAAACGCTACCAGGGGGCCCTCAAAGCTGGGCAGAGTGAGTTTGTGCTTCCGGTGACCCACACCCTTCACCCCAGGGGTGCGCCCTACTACTACAACCTGGGCATCCGCCAGCTCTTGGCCGAGGCCACCACCTCCTTTGCGGGCTCCTCTTACGAACGCCGCTATAACATCACCCTGGGAGCTAGCCGCCTGAACGGGGTGCAGATTGCCCCCGGCCAGACCTTCTCCTTTGCTAAAGCCATGGGCGAGGTCTCCGAGCGCACCGGCTTCAAAAAAGCCTTTGTGATTTCCGGCGAACAGACCGTGGAAGGCGTGGGCGGGGGCATGTGCCAGGTCTCCACCACCCTCTTCCGCTCGGCCTACTTCTCCGGGCTGCCCATCGTGCAGCGCCGCCCGCACAGCTACCAGGTGCGCTACTATCAGCCCACCGGCCTCGATGCAGCGGTGTTTTTGCCTTCCCTCGACCTCAGGTTCAAAAACGACACCCCCGGCCACCTGCTCATCCAGAGCAGCGTGAGCGGCAGCCGCCTCACCTTCCGCGTGTTCGGCACCAAAGACCGCGAAGTTACCTGGAGCAACCCGGTCATCCTGAGCCGCACCCCGGCCCCGCCCACCCGCTACATCGTGAGCCCCGAGCTGCCCGCCCAGCGCTTTGTGCAGGTGGACTGGGCCGCCGAGGGGGCCACCGTGAACGTCTACCGCACCATTCGCTTCGCGAACGGCAAGGTGACCAAAGACACCCTGAGCAGCACCTACCGCCCCTGGGGCGCGGTCTGGCTGGTGGGGGAGGGCACCCGCCTGCGCTCGGGCCGGGTGATTACCGCCGCCACCGACGACGCGCCGGACAACCACGGCTACCGCCTGCCCACCCAGACCGCCCTGCGCCCGGCCCGCAATCGCTAG
- a CDS encoding aldo/keto reductase, translating to MSYRRLGKSGLFVHPIALGTMQFGWTADEPTAFAIMDAFVEAGGNLIDTADIYTTWAAGNPGGVSEEIIGRWLKSRGLRDRVIVATKVRGAMGPGGSEGRNHPLQREGLSRAWIMRAVEDSLRRLQIDYIDLYQVHWVDNQVPIEETLSALTDLVRKGYVRYIGCSNFSAWRLMQALWASDKHGLESFVSIQPEYSLAMPTRMNFERELARVCETYGLGVIPYSPLAGGFLTGKYRRDQPLPESVRAQGIASGRFSEQNWKILDKILEIAQQHGAHPAQIALAWLLSRPFMTAPIIGANSVQQLQGLMPAVRLQLSPEEIAALAEVSSWPLSRTEREV from the coding sequence ATGAGCTACCGTAGACTGGGAAAATCCGGCCTGTTTGTTCACCCCATCGCCCTCGGCACCATGCAGTTTGGCTGGACTGCCGACGAGCCCACAGCTTTTGCCATTATGGACGCCTTTGTGGAAGCGGGGGGCAATTTGATAGACACCGCCGATATCTACACCACCTGGGCCGCGGGCAACCCCGGCGGGGTTTCGGAGGAAATTATTGGTCGCTGGCTCAAGAGCCGGGGGCTGCGTGACCGGGTGATTGTGGCCACCAAGGTGCGCGGGGCCATGGGGCCCGGCGGTTCCGAAGGGCGCAACCACCCCTTGCAGCGCGAGGGGCTGTCGCGGGCCTGGATCATGCGGGCCGTGGAGGACAGCCTGCGCCGCTTACAGATAGACTACATCGACCTTTACCAGGTGCACTGGGTAGATAACCAGGTGCCCATCGAAGAAACCCTATCGGCCCTGACCGATCTGGTACGCAAGGGCTATGTGCGCTACATCGGCTGCTCCAACTTCTCGGCCTGGCGCTTGATGCAGGCTTTGTGGGCCTCGGACAAGCACGGCCTGGAAAGCTTTGTGTCCATCCAGCCCGAGTACAGCCTGGCCATGCCCACCCGCATGAACTTCGAGCGGGAACTGGCCAGGGTGTGCGAAACCTACGGCCTGGGGGTGATTCCCTATAGCCCCCTGGCCGGTGGCTTCCTGACCGGCAAGTACCGCCGCGACCAGCCCCTGCCCGAGAGTGTACGGGCCCAGGGCATCGCCAGTGGGCGCTTTAGCGAGCAGAACTGGAAGATTCTGGACAAAATCCTGGAAATTGCGCAGCAGCACGGGGCGCACCCGGCGCAGATAGCGCTGGCCTGGCTGCTCTCGCGCCCCTTCATGACGGCGCCCATCATTGGGGCTAACAGCGTGCAACAACTACAAGGCCTGATGCCGGCGGTTCGCCTGCAACTGAGCCCGGAGGAGATAGCCGCGCTGGCCGAGGTGTCGAGCTGGCCCCTTTCGCGCACCGAGCGGGAGGTTTAG
- the trmH gene encoding tRNA (guanosine(18)-2'-O)-methyltransferase TrmH translates to MTPERLAKMRAVLDKRQPDLTVLMERVHKPHNFSAILRSCDAVGVLEAHAIPAKHGIPDLEGAEGLELKGKTYNETSGSAAKWVGLHIHQDTASAIAHLKAKGFQVLAAHFSERAMDYREADYTRPTCILLGTEKWGVSPEAAELADGHIQIPMMGMVQSLNVSVAAAVILFEAQRQRIRAGFYSQPRLSPERYAEVLEHWVMRHERGQG, encoded by the coding sequence GTGACGCCGGAACGCCTTGCCAAAATGCGCGCGGTGCTGGACAAACGCCAGCCCGACCTGACGGTGCTGATGGAGCGGGTGCACAAGCCTCACAACTTCTCCGCCATCCTGCGCTCCTGCGATGCGGTGGGGGTGCTGGAGGCCCATGCGATTCCGGCCAAGCATGGGATTCCCGACCTCGAGGGCGCCGAGGGCCTCGAGCTGAAAGGTAAAACCTACAACGAGACCTCCGGCTCGGCGGCCAAGTGGGTGGGGCTCCACATCCACCAGGACACGGCTTCGGCGATTGCGCACCTGAAAGCTAAGGGGTTTCAGGTGCTGGCTGCGCATTTTTCCGAGCGGGCGATGGACTACCGCGAGGCCGACTACACCCGCCCGACCTGCATTTTGTTGGGCACCGAAAAGTGGGGGGTCTCGCCGGAAGCCGCCGAGCTAGCGGACGGGCATATCCAGATTCCCATGATGGGCATGGTGCAGAGCCTGAACGTATCGGTAGCGGCGGCGGTGATCCTTTTCGAGGCCCAGCGGCAGCGCATAAGGGCGGGGTTTTATAGCCAGCCGCGGTTGTCCCCCGAGCGCTATGCCGAGGTGCTGGAACACTGGGTGATGCGGCATGAGCGGGGGCAGGGTTGA
- a CDS encoding pseudouridine synthase: MAKERLDKVLGHLGVGTRKEIHKLARAGLITVDGQVITDAAFKFDPALSRIEVAGEALVYQTFFYVMLNKPAGYVTSTRDPHGIPITALLSEEWQRSDWMPVGRLDKDTEGLLLLTTDGELLHRLTHPRWKVAKRYYVELAAPATPEDVAVFASGTLELEGEPLQPAELFIGPDPHKVELVIREGKFHQVKRMFAARGNQVTYLKRVAFGPLKLPPNLEPGAFRPLHPEEIAALYGVVGMQL, from the coding sequence ATGGCCAAAGAACGCCTGGACAAAGTGTTGGGACACCTGGGGGTGGGCACCCGCAAGGAGATCCATAAACTGGCTCGAGCGGGCCTGATTACCGTAGACGGCCAGGTTATCACCGACGCAGCCTTCAAGTTTGACCCCGCTTTGTCGCGCATTGAAGTGGCAGGCGAAGCGCTGGTTTATCAGACTTTTTTTTATGTAATGCTCAACAAACCGGCAGGCTATGTCACCTCCACCAGGGATCCCCACGGCATTCCCATCACCGCGCTATTGTCCGAGGAATGGCAGCGAAGCGACTGGATGCCAGTAGGGCGCCTGGACAAGGATACCGAAGGGCTCTTGTTGCTGACCACCGATGGCGAGTTGCTACACCGCCTGACCCACCCGCGCTGGAAGGTAGCCAAGCGCTACTATGTCGAGCTGGCTGCCCCGGCCACACCCGAGGATGTAGCGGTGTTTGCATCGGGCACACTTGAACTCGAGGGCGAGCCGCTCCAGCCTGCCGAACTCTTTATTGGCCCCGACCCCCACAAGGTGGAGCTGGTAATCCGGGAAGGCAAGTTTCACCAGGTTAAGCGGATGTTCGCTGCCAGGGGCAACCAGGTAACTTATCTCAAGCGGGTTGCTTTTGGGCCGCTAAAGCTGCCCCCCAACCTCGAGCCCGGTGCTTTCCGCCCTTTACATCCTGAGGAAATAGCCGCGCTGTATGGGGTCGTGGGCATGCAACTATAG
- a CDS encoding MDR family oxidoreductase, whose protein sequence is MQTFKALVVESGDPYTAQIRQASVDELPPGDVLVRVAYSSLNYKDGLAITGAGKVIRSFPMVPGIDLAGTVVESASPDYQPGDAVVLTGWGVGERHWGGLAELARVRAEWLVPLPEGLTLQQAMGIGTAGFTAMLAVMALEAHHLDKSKEVLVTGAAGGVGSVATALLARLGYRVVAATGRPSEEGYLKSLGAGEILDRAVLSAPAKPLESERFGGAVDTVGGAVLAGVLPRMAYGGSVAACGNAGGVKLETTVFPFILRGVNLLGIDSVMCPKEKRLVAWQRLSQELPKPLLEAVMQVVTLEEVPELAQAILKGQVRGRVVVRLA, encoded by the coding sequence ATGCAAACCTTCAAGGCTTTGGTAGTGGAATCGGGCGACCCCTATACGGCCCAGATTCGGCAGGCTTCGGTGGATGAGTTGCCCCCCGGCGATGTGCTGGTGCGGGTGGCTTACAGCAGCCTCAACTATAAGGATGGCCTGGCGATTACCGGCGCGGGCAAGGTTATCCGTAGTTTTCCCATGGTGCCGGGCATTGACCTGGCCGGAACGGTGGTGGAGTCGGCCTCGCCGGATTACCAGCCGGGCGATGCCGTCGTTTTGACCGGCTGGGGCGTGGGCGAGCGACACTGGGGCGGGCTGGCGGAGCTGGCTCGAGTACGCGCCGAGTGGCTGGTGCCCCTGCCCGAAGGGCTCACCTTGCAGCAAGCCATGGGCATCGGTACGGCAGGCTTTACCGCCATGCTGGCGGTGATGGCCCTCGAGGCCCACCACCTGGATAAATCCAAAGAAGTGCTGGTAACCGGCGCGGCAGGGGGCGTGGGTAGCGTGGCTACAGCCCTGCTGGCCCGGCTGGGCTACCGGGTGGTGGCGGCTACAGGACGCCCGAGCGAAGAGGGCTATTTGAAATCGCTGGGAGCCGGTGAAATTTTGGATCGCGCTGTTTTATCCGCTCCGGCAAAGCCCCTCGAGTCCGAACGGTTTGGCGGGGCGGTGGATACCGTGGGTGGGGCAGTGCTGGCCGGGGTATTGCCGCGCATGGCCTATGGCGGCAGCGTGGCGGCCTGCGGCAACGCGGGTGGAGTGAAGCTCGAGACCACCGTCTTCCCCTTCATCCTGCGGGGCGTGAACCTCCTGGGCATTGATTCGGTGATGTGCCCCAAGGAAAAGCGCTTAGTGGCCTGGCAGCGCTTATCTCAAGAACTGCCCAAGCCCCTTCTCGAGGCTGTCATGCAAGTGGTAACGCTGGAAGAAGTGCCTGAGCTGGCCCAGGCCATCCTGAAAGGCCAGGTACGGGGGCGTGTCGTTGTACGACTCGCTTAA
- a CDS encoding alpha/beta fold hydrolase, with protein MRQWNRLPWPSVSSLALTAWLLVGLAFLPHGLGQEMRVETVSYKNGDLELRAFLYRPPGPGPFPAILYNHGSEKNLAYIDRLAVPFVRQGYLFFAPNRRGHGRSPGTYILDVLNTLRGAEWSQALVRLHEEQLSDQLSGVAYLRTLPFVNPERIGVYGWSFGGIQTLLAAERPDSGYKAAVSCAGAAQTWPNSPDLRARLSAAAQRAALPIFLLQTQNDHSLAAIEGLSEVLRRSGKPYQARIFPAFGTTPQQGHEFCVQGSEIWGPEVFAFFAQHLR; from the coding sequence ATGCGCCAATGGAACCGACTCCCCTGGCCCTCTGTTTCGTCTCTGGCGCTCACCGCCTGGCTGCTGGTCGGCCTGGCCTTCCTGCCCCACGGACTGGGCCAGGAGATGCGGGTCGAGACGGTCAGCTACAAAAACGGCGACCTCGAGCTTCGCGCCTTCCTCTACCGTCCCCCAGGCCCAGGGCCCTTCCCCGCCATCCTCTACAACCACGGCAGCGAGAAGAACCTGGCCTACATCGATCGGCTGGCCGTGCCCTTTGTACGGCAGGGCTACCTTTTCTTCGCGCCCAACCGCCGGGGCCACGGTCGCTCACCGGGAACCTACATCCTGGACGTGCTCAACACCCTGCGCGGGGCGGAGTGGAGCCAGGCTCTGGTGCGGCTGCACGAGGAACAGCTCTCCGACCAGCTCAGCGGGGTGGCCTACCTGCGAACCCTGCCCTTCGTGAACCCAGAGCGCATCGGGGTATATGGATGGTCGTTTGGGGGCATCCAGACCCTGCTGGCCGCCGAGCGCCCCGACAGCGGCTACAAAGCCGCGGTAAGCTGCGCGGGGGCCGCCCAAACCTGGCCCAACTCACCCGACCTGCGGGCTCGCCTGAGCGCAGCCGCCCAAAGAGCGGCCCTGCCCATCTTTTTGCTGCAAACCCAGAACGACCACTCCCTGGCTGCCATAGAGGGCTTATCGGAGGTACTCCGCCGAAGTGGAAAGCCCTACCAGGCACGAATATTCCCCGCCTTTGGCACCACCCCACAGCAAGGGCACGAGTTCTGTGTCCAGGGTAGCGAGATTTGGGGGCCTGAGGTGTTTGCCTTCTTTGCCCAGCACCTTCGCTGA
- a CDS encoding PIN domain-containing protein — protein MRLFLDANVLFAAAWQEGRSRALLVLARQVGCTLLTSPHALEEARRNLQAQRPAALPILQAQMADLSLVSEAPAEQLEKALQRGLPLKDAPILAAAWAAGAEVLVTGDRRHFGHLMGQPVEGLRVLTPGETLAELMETRKTEG, from the coding sequence GTGCGGCTCTTCCTGGATGCCAACGTGCTCTTTGCCGCCGCCTGGCAGGAGGGCCGCTCGCGCGCGCTGCTGGTTCTGGCCCGGCAGGTGGGGTGTACCCTGCTCACCTCCCCGCATGCGCTGGAGGAGGCCCGGCGCAACCTGCAAGCCCAGCGGCCTGCAGCCCTGCCCATCTTGCAAGCCCAGATGGCCGATCTGAGCCTGGTGAGCGAGGCACCGGCAGAGCAGCTCGAGAAGGCCCTGCAAAGGGGGCTCCCCCTCAAGGACGCACCCATCCTGGCTGCGGCCTGGGCAGCTGGGGCGGAGGTGCTGGTTACGGGTGACCGGCGGCATTTCGGCCACCTGATGGGGCAGCCGGTAGAGGGGCTGCGGGTGCTCACTCCTGGAGAAACCCTGGCCGAGCTGATGGAGACGCGGAAAACAGAGGGCTAG
- the hisG gene encoding ATP phosphoribosyltransferase, protein MIRGRFTLVVALPKGRNFADGYNALAGAGLALPTLENERALLHGQEGGVAILELRNHDVPTYVDLGIADVGVVGNDVLLESGRDVYEPVDLGTGACRLSLIRHPQATGPIRRVATKYPRFTAQVLRERGMVADIIELAGNVELAALTGLADAVVDVVQTGATLRAAGLAELEVLAHSTARFIVNRQSLKLKRDLLRPLIERLRANAHTLPAST, encoded by the coding sequence ATGATACGGGGACGCTTCACGCTGGTCGTGGCCCTGCCCAAAGGGCGCAACTTTGCCGATGGTTACAACGCCCTGGCAGGAGCAGGTCTGGCCCTACCGACCCTCGAAAACGAGCGGGCTTTGTTGCACGGGCAGGAGGGGGGGGTGGCGATCCTCGAGCTCCGCAACCACGATGTGCCCACCTACGTAGACCTGGGCATTGCCGATGTGGGGGTGGTGGGCAACGACGTCCTCCTGGAGTCGGGGCGCGATGTCTACGAGCCCGTAGACCTGGGCACCGGTGCTTGCCGCCTCTCGCTGATTCGCCACCCCCAGGCCACCGGCCCCATCCGTCGGGTGGCCACCAAGTATCCACGCTTTACCGCTCAGGTCTTGCGCGAACGGGGCATGGTCGCCGACATCATCGAACTGGCGGGCAACGTCGAACTGGCCGCCCTTACCGGGCTGGCCGATGCCGTGGTGGACGTGGTGCAGACCGGGGCCACCCTGCGGGCGGCGGGTCTGGCGGAGCTCGAGGTGCTGGCCCACTCCACCGCCCGTTTCATCGTCAACCGGCAGTCGCTTAAGCTCAAGCGCGACCTGCTGCGCCCCCTCATCGAACGTTTGCGAGCCAATGCCCATACCCTGCCGGCCTCCACCTGA
- a CDS encoding HU family DNA-binding protein, giving the protein MAKAGTKKTRTKADLIDQVAAAAGLKKKDAKAAVDAFLSKVEDALKAGNKVQLTGFGTFEVRSRKARTGVKPGTTQKIKIPASKYPAFKPGKALKETVKK; this is encoded by the coding sequence ATGGCAAAAGCTGGAACTAAGAAAACCAGAACCAAAGCTGACCTGATTGACCAAGTAGCTGCTGCCGCTGGCTTGAAGAAAAAAGACGCTAAGGCCGCTGTGGATGCTTTCCTCAGCAAAGTTGAGGATGCCCTCAAGGCCGGAAACAAAGTGCAACTGACCGGCTTCGGCACCTTCGAAGTGCGCAGCCGCAAGGCCCGCACTGGCGTGAAGCCCGGCACCACCCAAAAGATCAAGATTCCCGCTTCCAAGTATCCTGCCTTCAAACCCGGCAAAGCCCTGAAGGAAACCGTCAAGAAATAA
- a CDS encoding zinc-binding dehydrogenase, which produces MKAIVVEQNGPPEHLRYQELPDPSPKAGEVLVRTTLTSLNYADVQARRGGYEAGSPPPFIPGLDAVGVVEALGDGVEGLRVGQRVAVFATGGSYAEKVVAKAVLAYPVPPELPDEAVSGLTALVTAYNTLTWAGRLQKGETVLVHAAAGGVGSLAVQMARALGAGRVFGTVGSLAKTGFVRNLGADEVLGYEGFAEQVLGLTQQQGADLILDSVAGEVFNQGMQCLAPFGRMVVYGHAGGQPGTFETRPLHRQTKAVVGYSSGHYRRSRPELLRPTVEAVFELLKAGKIRLEIGARFKLEEAPKAHALMESRQSMGKILLYP; this is translated from the coding sequence ATGAAAGCCATCGTGGTAGAACAAAACGGCCCCCCCGAGCACCTGCGCTACCAGGAGCTGCCCGACCCCAGCCCCAAAGCGGGCGAGGTGTTGGTTCGCACCACCCTCACCAGCCTCAACTACGCCGACGTGCAGGCCCGGCGGGGCGGCTACGAGGCGGGCTCGCCCCCACCCTTCATCCCTGGGCTGGATGCAGTCGGAGTCGTAGAAGCGCTGGGGGATGGCGTGGAGGGCCTGCGGGTAGGGCAACGGGTGGCGGTGTTTGCCACCGGGGGTTCGTATGCCGAAAAGGTAGTCGCCAAAGCGGTACTCGCCTACCCGGTTCCCCCCGAGCTGCCCGACGAAGCAGTGTCGGGCCTCACTGCGCTGGTTACGGCCTACAACACCCTGACCTGGGCCGGGCGGCTGCAAAAAGGCGAGACCGTGCTGGTACACGCCGCCGCCGGAGGGGTGGGGAGTCTGGCGGTACAGATGGCCAGAGCACTGGGCGCCGGACGGGTGTTTGGAACCGTGGGCAGCCTCGCCAAGACCGGGTTTGTGCGCAACCTGGGAGCCGATGAAGTGCTGGGCTACGAGGGCTTCGCCGAGCAGGTTCTGGGCCTCACCCAGCAACAAGGCGCCGACCTGATCCTGGACTCGGTAGCCGGCGAGGTCTTTAACCAGGGAATGCAGTGCCTGGCCCCCTTTGGCCGGATGGTGGTGTATGGGCACGCCGGCGGGCAGCCCGGCACCTTCGAAACCAGACCCCTGCACCGCCAGACCAAGGCTGTGGTGGGCTACAGCAGCGGGCACTACCGCCGCAGCCGGCCCGAGCTGCTAAGGCCCACGGTGGAAGCGGTGTTTGAGCTGCTAAAGGCCGGGAAAATCCGGCTGGAGATTGGGGCCCGGTTCAAGCTGGAAGAGGCCCCCAAAGCCCACGCCCTGATGGAGAGCCGCCAGAGCATGGGCAAAATTCTCCTGTATCCCTAA
- a CDS encoding lysophospholipid acyltransferase family protein, with amino-acid sequence MYEYGLGVYRGAKVLARVLLHLLFGLKVEGAEKIPKEGPVILASNHMSFLDPVVMGVACPRVVSYMSRDDVFKYPILRWLLPRLYVIPVSRGAGDLGAIKAAIRTLKNGVAFGIFPEGRRSRTGFIEPFKTGVAAIALRTNAPIVPAAIIGSDKAWPVGKGPRLRRPLRVVFGDPIALPPGKTDHQTLEEVTRQLEAAVTALLPPEYHRKPTV; translated from the coding sequence ATGTACGAGTACGGTCTTGGGGTTTACCGTGGCGCCAAAGTGTTGGCTCGAGTGCTGCTTCACCTGTTATTTGGCTTGAAGGTGGAAGGTGCCGAGAAGATTCCCAAAGAAGGCCCGGTGATTCTGGCTTCCAACCACATGTCTTTTCTGGATCCGGTGGTGATGGGGGTGGCCTGCCCCAGGGTGGTGAGCTACATGTCACGCGACGATGTGTTCAAATACCCCATCCTGCGCTGGTTGTTGCCACGGCTGTATGTGATACCGGTCTCGAGGGGGGCAGGCGACCTTGGCGCTATCAAGGCGGCTATTCGCACCCTCAAGAACGGCGTGGCTTTCGGTATCTTCCCCGAGGGACGGCGTAGTCGCACCGGCTTTATCGAGCCTTTCAAAACCGGTGTGGCCGCCATCGCCTTGCGTACTAACGCTCCGATTGTTCCGGCGGCCATTATCGGCAGCGATAAAGCCTGGCCGGTAGGGAAGGGGCCGCGTTTGCGGCGGCCCCTTCGGGTGGTGTTTGGTGACCCCATTGCCCTACCCCCCGGAAAGACCGACCACCAGACCCTAGAAGAGGTGACACGGCAGCTCGAGGCCGCCGTAACCGCGCTTTTGCCGCCCGAATACCACAGAAAGCCCACCGTTTAG
- a CDS encoding nitroreductase family protein, giving the protein MEAVSERLLSVKEAVLTRRSIRKFKPEPIPREKLEEMLSLALKAPSSNNLQPWRVVVVQNPELKERLREAANNQAQVSSAPAVFVVYSDMKETLERVEEIFHPGFSEEQKQARATNMRKAWEGKSDEERENWGKAQGFILLGFLMLIARSFGYDTVPMGGFNAAKVKELLGLPSHVAITALLPIGVADETGYEHHRHNLERVVRWR; this is encoded by the coding sequence ATGGAAGCCGTTAGTGAGCGTCTTCTCTCGGTCAAGGAAGCTGTGCTGACCCGCCGCAGTATTCGCAAATTCAAACCCGAGCCGATTCCCCGAGAGAAGCTGGAGGAGATGCTTTCCCTGGCCCTCAAAGCCCCCAGTTCCAACAACCTTCAGCCCTGGCGGGTGGTGGTGGTGCAGAACCCCGAGCTCAAGGAGCGCTTGCGAGAAGCCGCCAACAACCAGGCCCAGGTGAGCTCGGCGCCTGCGGTGTTCGTGGTGTACAGCGACATGAAAGAGACCCTCGAGCGGGTCGAGGAAATCTTCCACCCTGGTTTTTCCGAAGAACAAAAGCAAGCCAGGGCCACGAATATGCGCAAGGCCTGGGAAGGCAAAAGCGACGAAGAGCGCGAAAACTGGGGCAAGGCCCAGGGCTTCATTCTGCTGGGTTTTCTGATGCTGATTGCCCGTTCGTTTGGCTACGACACCGTACCGATGGGCGGCTTCAATGCCGCCAAGGTCAAGGAACTATTGGGCTTGCCTTCGCATGTGGCCATCACGGCTTTGTTGCCTATCGGCGTTGCAGACGAAACCGGCTACGAACACCACCGCCACAACCTCGAGCGCGTGGTGCGCTGGCGGTAA
- a CDS encoding 2,3-bisphosphoglycerate-independent phosphoglycerate mutase yields the protein MDMLPVIAELSQKTPSKILLVVLDGVGGLPQTPGGPTELAAAHTPNLDALAKESALGLLTPVYPGLAPGSGPGHLSLFGYDPFQYLVGRGALSAIGIGADFQDGDVGVRGNFATLDAQGLVVDRRAGRPSDAENMRVVGKLEAAISEIEGVRVSFYTESEHRFVVILRGAGLGEKVSDTDPQKTGVTPLASHPHDPTDAASAKTARVLNALTARIREVLQDEPQINGALFRGISEKPRFPSMAEVYKVRPACVASYPMYKGVASLVGMDVLPVEGAEDAPEGKVKALQAHWNEYDFFYLHFKKTDSTGEDGNFAEKTHKVELFDHLLPELLALKPDVLAITGDHSTPSVLKAHSWHPVPLLLHAPYLRNDPAQRFTEDEAAKGSLGHLRGVELMPLLLAHAGKLQKYGA from the coding sequence ATGGACATGCTCCCGGTGATTGCCGAGTTGTCGCAAAAAACCCCTTCCAAGATTCTGTTGGTCGTGCTGGACGGCGTGGGCGGGCTGCCGCAAACGCCCGGCGGGCCCACCGAACTGGCGGCAGCCCACACCCCCAATCTCGACGCCCTGGCAAAAGAGAGCGCTCTGGGCCTCCTGACCCCGGTCTATCCGGGCCTGGCCCCCGGCTCGGGCCCCGGCCACCTCTCGCTCTTTGGCTACGACCCCTTCCAGTACCTGGTGGGGCGGGGGGCGCTCTCGGCCATTGGAATCGGGGCCGATTTCCAGGACGGCGACGTGGGGGTGCGCGGCAACTTTGCCACCCTGGACGCACAAGGCCTGGTGGTAGACCGCCGGGCAGGCCGGCCCAGCGACGCCGAGAACATGCGGGTGGTGGGCAAGCTCGAGGCCGCCATTAGCGAAATCGAGGGGGTGCGGGTGAGCTTCTACACCGAGTCCGAGCACCGCTTTGTGGTGATTTTGCGCGGGGCCGGTCTGGGCGAAAAGGTGAGCGATACCGACCCCCAGAAAACCGGCGTGACCCCCCTCGCCTCGCACCCCCACGATCCAACCGACGCGGCCAGCGCCAAAACCGCCCGCGTGCTCAACGCCCTCACCGCCCGCATCCGGGAAGTGCTGCAGGACGAGCCGCAAATTAACGGCGCGCTCTTCCGGGGCATCTCCGAGAAACCCCGGTTTCCCAGCATGGCCGAGGTCTACAAGGTGCGCCCGGCCTGTGTGGCCAGCTACCCCATGTACAAGGGGGTGGCCAGCCTGGTGGGCATGGACGTGCTGCCGGTGGAGGGAGCGGAAGACGCGCCTGAGGGCAAGGTCAAGGCCCTGCAAGCGCACTGGAACGAATACGACTTCTTCTACCTGCACTTCAAGAAAACCGACAGCACCGGCGAAGACGGCAACTTCGCGGAGAAGACCCACAAGGTGGAGCTATTCGACCACCTGCTGCCCGAGCTGCTGGCCCTGAAGCCCGACGTGCTGGCCATCACCGGCGACCACTCCACCCCCTCGGTGCTGAAGGCCCACTCCTGGCACCCGGTACCCCTGCTGCTGCACGCCCCTTATCTGCGCAACGACCCCGCCCAGCGCTTCACCGAGGACGAAGCGGCCAAAGGGAGCTTAGGCCACCTGCGCGGGGTGGAGCTGATGCCCTTGCTGCTGGCACACGCCGGCAAACTGCAAAAGTACGGGGCCTAG